In a single window of the Thermofilum uzonense genome:
- a CDS encoding histone family protein, with protein MFEIKQKDKIMPVKKKEYEIPLAPIDRILHRQGAERVSEDAVILLRNFLEKIAQEIAREAVDASKHAERKTVSEEDIKFAISRLQRIICTQLNL; from the coding sequence ATGTTTGAAATAAAACAGAAGGATAAAATTATGCCTGTAAAGAAAAAAGAATACGAGATCCCCCTAGCCCCTATTGACAGGATACTTCACAGACAGGGAGCTGAGAGGGTTAGCGAGGACGCAGTAATCCTACTGAGGAATTTTCTCGAGAAAATTGCTCAGGAAATCGCACGCGAAGCGGTTGACGCATCTAAACATGCGGAGAGAAAAACAGTGAGTGAGGAAGACATCAAATTCGCCATCAGTAGGCTTCAAAGGATTATATGTACACAGTTAAACCTTTAA
- a CDS encoding 30S ribosomal protein S17e produces the protein MGNVRTKLVKRTSKMLAEKFGDYFTTDFQFNKEKVSELIDTPSKKLRNQIAGYVTRQIKRKKMIETQLSLRQEITTTDEEEYIRQIEGV, from the coding sequence ATGGGTAATGTACGGACAAAGCTCGTCAAGAGGACCTCGAAGATGCTTGCGGAAAAGTTTGGAGACTATTTCACGACAGATTTCCAGTTTAACAAGGAAAAGGTATCCGAGCTTATAGATACGCCATCAAAAAAGCTTCGAAACCAAATAGCAGGGTATGTTACGCGTCAAATAAAGCGCAAAAAGATGATAGAGACACAGCTCAGCCTCAGGCAAGAAATAACAACTACAGACGAAGAGGAATATATACGACAGATCGAAGGAGTGTAA
- a CDS encoding 50S ribosomal protein L21e — MRHSHGYRSRGRKIFRITPRLRGYRGLSRLMQEYNIGDTVVIDVNPTFIETAPHRRYQGKVGKIIERRGRAYVIEIRVGNKIKKIITTSEHIIPFKQAGS, encoded by the coding sequence ATGAGGCACTCCCATGGCTATAGAAGCCGCGGAAGAAAGATCTTTAGGATAACCCCCAGGTTACGAGGATATAGAGGGTTAAGCAGGCTAATGCAAGAGTACAATATAGGTGATACTGTTGTTATTGATGTCAACCCAACGTTCATAGAAACAGCGCCACATCGTAGATATCAAGGAAAGGTGGGGAAGATAATAGAGCGCAGAGGAAGGGCTTACGTTATCGAGATCCGAGTTGGGAACAAGATCAAGAAAATCATAACAACATCTGAACACATTATCCCATTTAAACAAGCAGGCTCTTAG
- a CDS encoding tRNA pseudouridine(54/55) synthase Pus10 encodes MEVAKEILENGYVLCDSCLGRLFGLRGYGLSNAERGKAIKTVLFLEAYKSSPRELNLKLLRSLSAGGFEPARIILSSLEGQTTVREKCHVCGGITERYEDIAAQAAREALSYEFKTFQFGVRLPLETLKREEELWRRYKLSDAESLKNEVTREVGKIFSRITGKEYDPEKPDLLIILDLEGDNIEMIPQPVFVCGRYRKLVRGLPQNPWPYSDDRIKYKTSIEELIAQPAIELFQATGARFHAGGREDIDVRTLGTGRPFVLELRRPRKRSVNLEELERLINTRAGGLIEVEGLAYCERRSIKTLKSLAEIARKTYRALVTFSSPISDEDIEKINSSFNGVTVEQKTPTRVLHRRADKLRRKVVYRVEASRVSDREIELLIDAQGGFYIKEFIHGDGGRTNPSIAGILGKSVEKIELDVINID; translated from the coding sequence GTGGAGGTTGCCAAGGAAATACTCGAAAATGGATACGTGCTTTGCGATTCGTGCCTCGGTAGGCTTTTCGGCTTAAGAGGTTATGGTCTAAGCAATGCTGAACGCGGGAAGGCTATAAAGACCGTTCTTTTTCTAGAAGCATATAAGAGCTCTCCCCGAGAACTTAACTTGAAACTTTTGAGGAGTCTTAGCGCTGGGGGGTTTGAGCCTGCGAGAATTATTCTTTCAAGTTTAGAGGGACAAACTACCGTCCGTGAGAAGTGTCACGTTTGTGGAGGTATAACCGAAAGATACGAGGATATAGCCGCTCAGGCTGCTAGGGAGGCTTTAAGCTACGAGTTTAAGACCTTCCAGTTTGGAGTTAGACTGCCACTTGAAACTCTTAAGAGGGAAGAAGAGTTGTGGCGCAGATATAAGCTCAGTGACGCAGAGTCACTCAAAAATGAAGTGACTCGTGAAGTAGGGAAAATTTTTTCAAGAATCACTGGAAAAGAATACGATCCAGAGAAGCCTGATTTACTCATAATACTTGATTTAGAGGGGGACAATATTGAGATGATCCCTCAACCGGTCTTTGTATGTGGAAGATATAGAAAACTCGTCAGGGGGCTACCTCAGAACCCTTGGCCCTACTCAGACGACAGAATAAAATACAAGACCTCTATAGAAGAACTTATCGCACAGCCAGCTATAGAGCTTTTCCAAGCAACGGGTGCAAGATTCCATGCAGGGGGAAGAGAAGATATAGATGTTAGGACACTTGGTACAGGCAGGCCTTTCGTTCTAGAGCTAAGGCGTCCTAGGAAACGTAGTGTAAACCTGGAAGAACTCGAGCGTCTAATTAATACTCGCGCGGGTGGATTAATTGAAGTTGAAGGCCTTGCTTACTGCGAGCGTAGAAGTATCAAAACGCTTAAGAGTCTAGCGGAAATAGCCAGGAAAACATATCGAGCCCTTGTTACTTTCTCGTCACCAATATCGGATGAGGACATAGAAAAAATAAACAGTAGTTTTAATGGCGTGACAGTTGAACAGAAAACTCCTACTAGAGTCCTACATCGGAGGGCCGACAAGTTGAGGCGTAAAGTTGTATACAGGGTTGAGGCCTCCAGAGTCTCCGACCGAGAAATCGAACTTCTAATTGATGCCCAAGGAGGATTCTATATCAAGGAATTTATTCATGGAGACGGGGGCCGTACTAACCCCAGCATAGCCGGAATTCTCGGGAAGAGCGTAGAGAAGATAGAACTAGACGTTATAAATATCGACTAG
- a CDS encoding DUF655 domain-containing protein — MFRHDFRRTLRTPESSLIVLDVLPYGDPIRRIPYPLVQGIGEEKLLLMELRVDEKIIPQVKVGEKMDLAAGVEAGLIHSVRIIRHEDLTGNAKSILRDIVSNIVLEREKKFVEFFNKAQPLSKKAHELELLKGIGKKTLWKILEERSKKPFESFEDLERRTGIKPVELLVDRILEELSEPQVRYLFVNPPFGPSSRPSPPYEGRRDTHFRHGF, encoded by the coding sequence ATGTTTAGGCATGATTTCAGAAGAACCCTCAGGACTCCTGAGAGCTCCCTAATTGTATTAGACGTTCTGCCATATGGGGATCCTATAAGAAGGATACCTTATCCTCTCGTCCAGGGGATAGGCGAGGAGAAACTTTTACTGATGGAGCTCAGAGTGGATGAAAAGATAATACCCCAGGTGAAAGTAGGGGAGAAAATGGATCTTGCGGCAGGCGTAGAGGCCGGCCTTATACATTCTGTTAGAATTATAAGACATGAAGACCTGACAGGGAACGCTAAGTCTATCTTAAGAGACATCGTGTCGAATATTGTCCTAGAGAGGGAGAAAAAATTCGTAGAATTCTTTAATAAAGCGCAACCACTGTCTAAAAAGGCCCATGAGCTCGAACTCCTAAAAGGGATAGGTAAGAAGACGCTCTGGAAAATTCTCGAGGAACGGAGTAAAAAGCCTTTTGAGTCATTTGAAGATCTTGAGAGGCGAACGGGCATCAAGCCCGTAGAGCTCCTTGTGGATCGGATCTTGGAGGAGTTGAGCGAGCCCCAGGTACGCTATCTTTTCGTTAATCCACCTTTCGGCCCTTCTTCGCGTCCTTCACCCCCCTACGAGGGGCGCAGAGATACACACTTTAGGCATGGTTTTTAA
- a CDS encoding RNA polymerase Rpb4 family protein: protein MSSTLPRIINERNLTLAELREILEKEERVRELTNLERYTLEYARRFSKENDPQRARAKVEELIKTFDIPEDIAVQLVNLKPQDPGEIRLVFLPLSKVFSEEDYKRILEIVNSE, encoded by the coding sequence GTGTCATCTACATTGCCAAGGATTATTAACGAGAGGAATCTGACGCTCGCTGAGTTACGGGAAATCCTTGAGAAAGAGGAAAGGGTTAGAGAGCTTACAAACCTCGAGCGATACACTCTGGAGTATGCTAGAAGGTTTTCTAAGGAAAATGACCCCCAGCGAGCAAGGGCTAAAGTTGAGGAGCTTATAAAAACCTTTGACATACCAGAGGATATTGCGGTTCAACTCGTTAATCTGAAACCCCAAGATCCGGGAGAGATCAGACTCGTATTTTTACCATTGAGTAAAGTCTTTTCAGAAGAGGATTATAAACGCATCTTGGAGATCGTTAACTCTGAGTAA
- a CDS encoding carboxypeptidase-like regulatory domain-containing protein, which translates to MFEYLTYMRRLIVSVLLVILLSSVAATILAAETTPVFYARVDYLLRTEENVELDFGSKSIIKLSSYAAPPGFTLESFTVVFEGKTPAQVIPIEYDKISKNMDVLASVTSFSGEITLGSNGYNGTVKAKLVTVFKRSSWVPLQDNLTIDTSEFKDTGLQVVVKVTIDNYAPYAVKSVTDPKGNELTSLSMQDKLPAGAFKVDPKHVEFDATTIGFGKYKIAFNVGDDYKLPNSFLVIEDRYMEVTIPAKTSKNYMLKSKAGWNTLGFIIVLYSVTPGPLSSDARVTGALVDKAFERSEEFEIRGASLLIPPLLMNYWIKAFLVYGNSAVISNNEGHDIQAIVIPIYYRQIGTWTPKGLVATINKKDVADAYSAYLVVQVPTIATIQSITLPGGQKIEGVESFTSNWLGTWRSAVIEKTEASIQVKNGDSIEEGDYFVEISWKPVKMIFTDPKGNPVPGVQVSVEGPQTAQVVSGVDGVASINVYTPGVYSIRANFKGSTIAALTLGTLIDTDFNIECKVYRLTVNVKNALGNPIAGASVTITNGNYTQTLESDSSGSVVFNQMPVGVYTVTAQYKRITSSMKVTLDGDKNVDINTGILFDIPFVGPVTAMEVAAVSAAAAVTSALFFRPRKEEEVAEIEIG; encoded by the coding sequence ATGTTTGAATATTTGACGTACATGAGAAGGTTGATAGTATCCGTATTGCTCGTAATCTTGCTAAGCAGTGTAGCTGCTACGATACTTGCAGCAGAGACAACACCCGTGTTTTATGCGCGTGTAGACTATTTGCTCAGAACCGAGGAGAACGTCGAGCTTGACTTTGGAAGCAAGAGCATAATAAAGCTCTCCAGTTATGCCGCTCCCCCGGGATTCACGCTCGAATCTTTTACCGTAGTGTTCGAAGGAAAAACTCCAGCTCAAGTGATCCCGATCGAATATGATAAGATAAGTAAAAACATGGATGTTTTGGCGTCTGTCACCTCGTTTTCTGGAGAGATAACTTTAGGTAGTAATGGCTACAATGGTACGGTGAAGGCTAAGCTGGTAACAGTCTTCAAGAGGAGCAGTTGGGTTCCTCTACAAGACAACTTAACTATCGATACGAGCGAGTTCAAGGATACTGGGCTCCAGGTAGTCGTAAAAGTCACCATTGACAATTACGCGCCCTATGCCGTCAAATCCGTGACTGACCCGAAGGGGAATGAGCTCACAAGCCTTAGTATGCAGGACAAGCTTCCCGCTGGGGCCTTCAAGGTAGATCCTAAGCACGTAGAATTTGATGCTACGACGATAGGCTTCGGGAAGTACAAAATAGCTTTTAATGTGGGGGACGACTACAAGCTGCCAAACAGCTTTCTCGTAATTGAGGATCGATACATGGAGGTCACTATTCCGGCCAAGACTTCTAAAAACTACATGTTGAAGAGCAAGGCAGGCTGGAACACCCTGGGCTTCATTATCGTCTTATACTCAGTCACTCCAGGTCCCCTTTCAAGTGACGCTCGCGTAACAGGCGCTCTAGTTGACAAGGCATTCGAGAGGAGTGAAGAATTCGAAATAAGGGGAGCATCTCTCTTAATACCACCCTTACTGATGAACTACTGGATAAAGGCCTTCCTCGTTTACGGTAACTCAGCCGTCATCTCCAATAACGAGGGACATGATATCCAAGCCATCGTGATACCGATCTATTACAGACAAATAGGAACATGGACGCCTAAAGGGCTTGTAGCCACCATAAACAAGAAAGACGTGGCTGATGCTTATAGTGCGTACTTGGTAGTACAGGTACCAACAATCGCTACCATTCAATCGATAACACTACCTGGAGGCCAGAAGATCGAGGGAGTCGAGAGCTTCACATCCAACTGGCTTGGGACTTGGCGCAGTGCCGTGATTGAAAAGACTGAAGCATCAATACAGGTAAAGAACGGGGATAGTATAGAGGAGGGAGACTACTTTGTCGAGATATCATGGAAGCCGGTAAAGATGATATTCACTGATCCTAAAGGTAACCCTGTACCAGGTGTCCAAGTCTCTGTGGAAGGCCCACAGACCGCCCAGGTGGTAAGCGGGGTTGACGGTGTAGCGTCAATTAACGTCTATACACCAGGAGTTTACAGTATCAGGGCCAACTTCAAGGGTTCAACTATTGCTGCACTGACTCTTGGAACACTGATAGACACTGACTTCAACATAGAGTGCAAGGTATACAGGTTGACTGTAAACGTGAAAAACGCACTGGGCAACCCTATCGCCGGAGCCTCAGTCACTATAACTAACGGCAACTATACACAAACCTTGGAGAGCGACTCTTCCGGAAGCGTGGTCTTCAACCAGATGCCAGTAGGAGTGTACACCGTCACGGCACAGTACAAGAGGATAACATCATCGATGAAAGTCACACTCGACGGTGACAAGAATGTCGACATAAACACTGGCATACTCTTCGATATACCCTTCGTAGGGCCTGTTACAGCCATGGAAGTAGCAGCTGTCTCTGCTGCAGCGGCGGTGACTTCGGCGCTGTTCTTCAGGCCTAGGAAGGAAGAGGAAGTGGCCGAAATAGAGATCGGCTAA
- a CDS encoding M48 family metallopeptidase: MSGHPKKKCSLFFLPLVCLSPGFSKSDFLAKLQGFGFSPSESNGGVISFTLEGFDITLEYTGGVIRACSESEKALKIFRKTILDHFLLECRDNPEVILVLSDGKQIEAYPEMGLGSWFFQATQNLVPVFLIIASVALPILFSLYGIATPLLASLVTIMALLVFLSILPLVYRGSSCIRVPRDSKTLFLVRVQLIELSSEDVTLLAIVKHILSRERRVLDEERIKRLLDDIGLSYERVTVEEISLADILQSVCKKVGVKADLCIVPSSRRNAYALGLIPKLARIYLTVGLLLDLSQREVEAVLAHELAHLKNRHILKVFSLLSLEYIVRTYLITSFYVLFPVIAVYLLAYMYVVSRLLWRIEFAADREAAQASGAENLVSALVKLEYPVLLRSEKPLERLKSRCIPSSHPHPLNRILYVLSLK; this comes from the coding sequence ATGAGCGGTCATCCCAAGAAAAAGTGTAGTTTATTCTTTTTACCGCTTGTTTGTTTATCTCCTGGTTTTTCAAAATCAGATTTTCTCGCTAAGCTTCAAGGGTTTGGATTCAGTCCCAGTGAAAGTAATGGTGGTGTCATAAGCTTTACACTTGAAGGCTTCGATATTACTCTAGAATACACTGGGGGCGTGATAAGGGCCTGTTCGGAGAGCGAAAAAGCTCTAAAGATATTTAGGAAGACGATACTAGATCATTTTCTCTTGGAGTGTCGCGATAACCCTGAGGTTATACTTGTATTATCGGATGGTAAGCAGATTGAAGCGTACCCTGAAATGGGACTTGGCTCATGGTTTTTCCAGGCAACACAAAATCTAGTCCCCGTCTTTCTTATCATTGCATCCGTCGCTCTCCCCATTCTCTTCAGCCTATATGGGATTGCGACACCTTTGCTAGCCTCGCTTGTGACAATAATGGCCTTGCTCGTTTTCCTGTCAATACTTCCACTCGTCTATCGTGGGTCAAGCTGTATAAGGGTTCCTCGGGACTCTAAAACTCTCTTCCTTGTTCGAGTGCAGCTTATCGAACTATCAAGCGAGGATGTAACACTCTTAGCTATAGTGAAACACATTCTTTCACGGGAAAGAAGAGTTCTAGACGAAGAGAGAATAAAGAGATTGTTGGATGACATAGGGTTAAGTTATGAGAGGGTAACTGTTGAAGAGATAAGCCTTGCTGATATTCTGCAATCCGTGTGTAAAAAAGTTGGGGTGAAAGCTGATTTGTGTATTGTGCCCTCTTCTCGAAGGAACGCTTACGCTTTGGGTTTAATCCCAAAGCTTGCGAGGATATATTTGACTGTGGGCTTGTTATTGGATTTGAGCCAAAGGGAGGTCGAGGCGGTTCTGGCTCACGAGCTTGCCCACCTCAAGAACAGGCACATATTAAAGGTTTTTTCGCTACTCAGCCTAGAGTACATTGTGAGAACTTACCTTATTACGTCATTTTATGTATTGTTTCCAGTAATCGCAGTGTACTTGCTCGCATACATGTATGTTGTCTCCCGCCTTCTCTGGAGGATAGAATTCGCCGCCGATCGAGAAGCGGCACAAGCTTCCGGTGCAGAAAACCTGGTTAGCGCACTGGTAAAGCTGGAGTATCCCGTGCTTCTCAGAAGCGAGAAACCACTAGAAAGGTTAAAATCACGGTGTATCCCTTCGTCTCATCCCCATCCTTTGAACAGGATACTTTACGTTCTCTCTCTTAAGTAA
- a CDS encoding zinc ribbon domain-containing protein, whose product MSRSKPRRVSSREAPVDPVNEEFRRMRLKALIIGLTLILSPLLFIIAYFLAPGYDHMYSIMAVVLAGLGLLLMNYYLQEAYNYKLYMRLAGLLTQRTEQPIPTLQQAQPQPQPSRVQSPLKPVHPGVPQQAPQRRVPQQPAVLQSASDMLLQQPQQARGEARVSAYARPQQPLQKPVQARQPSFETQPIQPSRQGVKVCPHCGRELPYGDLHLICPFCGAPLK is encoded by the coding sequence GTGAGTCGGTCTAAACCTAGAAGGGTGTCTTCACGGGAAGCTCCAGTGGATCCTGTAAATGAAGAGTTTCGGAGAATGAGGCTGAAGGCTCTTATAATAGGACTTACGTTAATACTGTCTCCCCTGCTATTCATTATTGCTTATTTTCTGGCGCCCGGCTATGATCATATGTATTCAATCATGGCAGTTGTTCTTGCCGGTCTTGGACTACTTTTGATGAACTATTATCTTCAGGAGGCCTACAACTATAAGCTTTACATGAGATTAGCAGGGCTTCTTACTCAGAGGACAGAGCAGCCGATACCGACTCTACAACAGGCTCAACCTCAACCCCAGCCTTCACGCGTTCAGAGCCCCCTAAAGCCCGTACACCCGGGTGTCCCCCAGCAGGCCCCGCAACGACGTGTCCCGCAGCAGCCAGCCGTTTTACAAAGCGCCTCAGACATGTTGTTACAACAGCCGCAACAAGCTAGGGGGGAAGCTCGAGTATCAGCTTATGCAAGACCGCAGCAGCCTTTACAGAAGCCTGTTCAAGCGCGACAACCTAGCTTTGAGACTCAACCTATTCAGCCATCCAGGCAGGGAGTTAAGGTTTGTCCCCACTGCGGGCGTGAACTGCCTTACGGCGACCTTCACCTAATATGTCCCTTCTGCGGTGCCCCCCTCAAGTAG
- a CDS encoding transglutaminase-like domain-containing protein encodes MKTMILKEVVTVALIALAVTSIPLEYNKTRYVIVAQMIIQGNGVVDKDVFARAFRIAPDIPGWQELKNATLLINSRTTAFSMVKDEDGNKFAYPGPLSFAGKVNITLVQTVEVIRPPFRKVAEMPSDVEGYPANINELSKSQFWACKAQNANFTSLLSIGREIKAASTNIREYVSRSADWVYRNIKYTANTLGGVQCPGVTLSRREGACADIHALLTALLRIGGVDAYLAYAYVFIPERNITQNIDKWTYTLYAVEPHVFTMINSSGYVFPIDLTANTAPVFPDFTRGSAVNQLDNIIVMGWIKKSTPDTFLAIFAPNGASRVSYTVKIREDTQGPPSMWLVVIAILVSAALIIHKEKST; translated from the coding sequence ATGAAGACAATGATACTTAAAGAGGTAGTCACTGTCGCCCTAATTGCGCTTGCGGTCACTAGCATCCCTCTCGAGTACAACAAAACACGCTACGTAATTGTAGCTCAGATGATAATTCAGGGAAACGGCGTTGTGGACAAAGATGTTTTTGCTAGAGCCTTTCGCATCGCACCCGACATCCCTGGCTGGCAGGAATTAAAAAATGCCACCTTGCTAATCAATTCGAGGACAACTGCGTTTTCCATGGTGAAAGACGAGGACGGAAACAAGTTTGCGTATCCTGGCCCACTATCATTCGCGGGAAAGGTGAACATAACGCTTGTACAAACAGTTGAGGTAATACGTCCGCCATTTCGTAAGGTGGCTGAGATGCCCTCTGACGTCGAGGGGTATCCCGCTAACATAAATGAACTTTCCAAATCCCAATTTTGGGCATGCAAAGCACAGAACGCAAACTTTACAAGTCTACTAAGCATAGGACGGGAAATAAAAGCCGCCTCAACCAATATTCGAGAGTATGTTTCAAGATCAGCCGATTGGGTTTATAGAAACATCAAATATACCGCGAACACTTTAGGTGGTGTTCAATGCCCCGGGGTGACTTTGTCGCGGAGAGAAGGGGCCTGCGCAGATATCCATGCATTGCTCACTGCACTGCTTAGGATTGGTGGGGTTGATGCTTACTTGGCTTATGCCTATGTTTTTATCCCTGAGAGGAACATAACCCAAAACATCGATAAGTGGACCTATACCCTCTACGCCGTAGAGCCGCACGTTTTTACCATGATAAACTCCTCAGGCTACGTCTTCCCGATCGATTTAACTGCTAACACTGCACCAGTTTTTCCCGACTTCACTAGGGGCTCTGCAGTGAACCAGCTCGACAATATAATAGTCATGGGGTGGATTAAGAAGTCCACTCCAGACACTTTCCTAGCGATCTTCGCGCCTAACGGCGCATCGAGGGTTAGCTATACTGTAAAGATTAGAGAGGATACTCAAGGCCCTCCTAGCATGTGGTTAGTAGTGATCGCAATACTAGTCTCAGCAGCTCTGATAATACACAAGGAGAAGTCTACTTGA
- a CDS encoding V-type ATP synthase subunit A, with product MSDRRGYIARISGPVVIGKGISDVKLGEVVYVGQEGLLGEVVRIGPDYFAAQVYEDTSGLRPKEPIIGTGKLLVAELGPGLMASVFDGVQRPLEDIRELVGPFVKRGVKVNPLPRNKKWHFTPRVSKGTRVEAGDIIGVVQETPLVEHRIMIPPGMKGRIKEIVPEGDYTIEDPIATIELDGREAAVYMRQEWPVRQARPYKERLSSEVPLLIGQRVIDTFFPIAKGGAGAIPGGFGTGKTVTLHKVAMHSDSQIVIYIGCGERGNEIAEMLMEFPELIDPKSGRPIIDRSIVIANTSNMPVSAREASIYMGITIAEYYRDQGYDVTLIADSTSRWAEALREIAGRLGELPVERGYPAYLPDKIAEFYERGGRVKPLGTPERTGSVTVLGAVSPPGGDYNEPVTIHTLRFVGVMWALDTDLAYRRHFPAINWLRSFSQYADIVERWWVKNVSPEFPQYRRRALRLMTVASEIEAIASVVGEGALPDDQRLILLTSEIIKEGFLRQTALTGEDVFCKPEKQYWMLKMMIDFFDKAYELVKKRVSIEEITKLPEVYEMMRVKEDERGLEAVKELYNRIMQKLDEIAERHGVQVSIPVGGVVGSA from the coding sequence ATGAGTGATCGTAGGGGCTATATAGCCAGAATCTCTGGCCCTGTGGTTATAGGCAAGGGAATAAGCGACGTCAAGCTTGGCGAAGTTGTATACGTTGGACAAGAAGGCCTATTAGGGGAGGTTGTGCGAATAGGTCCAGACTACTTCGCAGCCCAAGTTTACGAGGATACAAGCGGGCTCCGACCAAAGGAGCCGATTATAGGAACAGGCAAACTCCTGGTGGCTGAGCTGGGACCAGGACTTATGGCAAGCGTCTTTGACGGCGTCCAGAGGCCCTTAGAGGATATACGAGAACTCGTGGGGCCATTCGTTAAAAGAGGTGTAAAGGTTAACCCTCTGCCTAGGAACAAGAAATGGCACTTTACACCAAGGGTGAGCAAGGGCACCCGCGTAGAAGCCGGAGACATCATTGGCGTAGTACAGGAAACCCCCCTTGTTGAGCACAGAATTATGATACCACCAGGTATGAAAGGACGCATCAAGGAAATAGTGCCAGAAGGTGATTATACCATTGAGGATCCTATTGCTACAATAGAGCTAGACGGGAGAGAAGCTGCCGTATATATGAGGCAGGAATGGCCTGTTAGGCAGGCTAGGCCCTATAAGGAGAGATTATCCAGCGAGGTCCCCCTTCTAATAGGTCAAAGGGTCATCGACACGTTCTTTCCCATAGCTAAAGGTGGCGCCGGCGCAATTCCCGGCGGTTTCGGGACAGGGAAAACTGTAACACTACATAAGGTGGCTATGCACAGCGACTCACAAATAGTGATATACATAGGTTGTGGGGAGCGAGGTAACGAGATAGCGGAAATGTTGATGGAGTTCCCTGAGCTAATAGACCCTAAGTCGGGTCGACCAATTATTGATAGGAGCATAGTGATCGCCAATACTTCAAACATGCCGGTTTCGGCTAGGGAGGCCTCCATATACATGGGAATAACCATAGCTGAATACTATAGAGATCAGGGATACGATGTAACGCTCATCGCAGACTCCACCAGCCGATGGGCCGAAGCCCTGCGGGAGATAGCTGGGAGGCTAGGCGAGCTCCCGGTTGAGAGGGGGTATCCGGCTTATCTTCCAGACAAGATCGCCGAGTTCTATGAGAGAGGTGGTCGTGTTAAGCCTTTAGGGACACCAGAGAGAACAGGCTCTGTTACTGTTTTAGGTGCTGTGTCACCGCCGGGAGGAGACTACAATGAGCCAGTCACCATACACACCTTGAGATTTGTTGGCGTAATGTGGGCGCTCGATACGGATCTAGCATACAGGAGACACTTCCCAGCTATAAACTGGCTTAGAAGTTTCAGCCAGTATGCCGACATCGTTGAGAGATGGTGGGTCAAGAACGTCTCACCTGAGTTTCCTCAATATAGGAGAAGAGCCCTCCGACTAATGACTGTTGCTAGCGAGATCGAAGCCATAGCCTCTGTTGTGGGTGAGGGAGCTCTCCCTGACGACCAACGCTTAATTCTCTTAACCTCCGAGATAATTAAGGAGGGTTTCCTAAGGCAGACAGCTTTAACCGGTGAAGACGTTTTCTGCAAGCCTGAGAAACAGTACTGGATGTTAAAGATGATGATAGACTTCTTCGACAAGGCCTACGAGCTAGTAAAGAAGAGGGTCTCAATAGAAGAAATCACTAAGCTGCCTGAGGTATATGAGATGATGAGAGTAAAAGAGGACGAGCGCGGACTAGAAGCCGTTAAAGAGCTCTACAACCGAATTATGCAGAAACTAGACGAGATAGCTGAGAGGCATGGGGTTCAAGTTTCCATACCTGTTGGTGGGGTGGTGGGGAGTGCCTGA